From a single Vibrio chagasii genomic region:
- a CDS encoding ABC transporter ATP-binding protein has translation MHTSIIKAEAVSKTVSTNQEHLTILEHVDIDIREGETVAIVGTSGAGKSTLMTLLAGLDVPTKGEIHLLGQPLSQLDDEARAKIRSESVGFVFQSFLLIPSLSALQNVTLPCLLKGEDEDIERATALLESVGLKDRLDHLPSQLSGGEQQRVALARAFMIKPKILFADEPTGNLDQQTAAKIVELLFELNSSHGTTLVLVTHDPKLAQRCQRTLKMHVGQIEEV, from the coding sequence ATGCATACATCCATCATAAAAGCAGAAGCTGTTTCCAAGACAGTGTCTACTAATCAAGAACATTTAACAATCCTAGAGCATGTCGATATTGATATTCGTGAAGGTGAAACAGTCGCGATTGTCGGTACGTCGGGAGCCGGTAAATCGACCTTGATGACATTACTTGCAGGGCTTGATGTTCCTACAAAAGGTGAAATTCATCTGCTAGGGCAACCGCTATCACAGCTTGATGATGAAGCGAGAGCGAAAATTAGAAGCGAGTCGGTTGGGTTTGTTTTTCAGAGCTTTCTTTTAATTCCTAGTTTGTCTGCACTACAAAACGTAACCCTTCCATGTTTACTGAAAGGCGAAGATGAAGACATAGAGCGCGCAACAGCCTTACTCGAATCGGTTGGTCTAAAAGACAGGCTCGATCATTTGCCATCTCAACTGTCAGGCGGCGAGCAACAACGTGTAGCTTTAGCTCGAGCATTTATGATTAAGCCAAAGATTCTATTTGCTGATGAGCCAACGGGGAACTTAGACCAACAAACCGCAGCAAAAATCGTCGAGCTACTGTTCGAGCTCAACTCTTCTCACGGCACCACACTGGTATTGGTGACACACGATCCTAAGCTAGCACAACGCTGCCAACGAACGCTGAAGATGCATGTCGGACAGATAGAGGAAGTCTAA